One Pseudomonadota bacterium genomic region harbors:
- a CDS encoding type II toxin-antitoxin system HicB family antitoxin: protein MKLKVMVHEAEEGGYWAGVPSIPGCTTQGETFDELLSNLYEAVEGRLSVGRRG from the coding sequence ATGAAGCTCAAGGTGATGGTCCACGAAGCGGAGGAAGGAGGCTACTGGGCGGGAGTGCCTTCGATTCCCGGCTGTACTACTCAAGGAGAGACATTTGATGAATTACTTAGCAACCTCTATGAGGCGGTAGAAGGTCGTCTGTCAGTAGGTAGGCGGGGATAA
- a CDS encoding glutamate synthase subunit beta, which yields MGKITGFIEYPRAKQPYRPISARVKDWGQVLQPWPETELAKQAARCMDCGIPFCHQGCPLGNLIPDWNDLVYRAHWREAIDRLHATNNFPEFTGTLCPAPCEGSCVLAINDDPVTIKAVELAIIDHAFEEGWVTPEPPVIETGKGVAVVGSGPAGLAAAQQLRRAGHRVTVFERDDRIGGLLRYGIPEFKMEKRVLDRRLEQLAAEGVAFRASAHVGFDVPVADLRQEFDTILLAGGACAPRDLQVPGRELSGIHFAMDFLPLQNRRCEGDTIPDAAFIDAKGRHVVIIGGGDTGADCLGTVHRQGCASVHQLEILPQPPEARAADNPWPLWPNIYRVSSAHAEGGERVYSVSTKRFVGDESGRVKALNLVVVQQDRVDGRPVFREVAGSNFTLRCDLVLLAMGFVGPEREGMLEALGVRLTERGNVWRDRSWMTSVPGVFTAGDMQRGQSLIVWAIAEGRSAARGVDVYLMGRSDLPAPLA from the coding sequence ATGGGTAAGATCACAGGTTTCATCGAGTACCCGCGCGCCAAGCAGCCTTACCGGCCGATCTCCGCGAGAGTCAAGGACTGGGGCCAGGTCCTGCAGCCCTGGCCCGAGACCGAGCTCGCCAAACAGGCGGCGCGCTGCATGGACTGCGGCATCCCCTTTTGCCACCAGGGCTGCCCGCTCGGGAACCTCATCCCGGACTGGAACGATCTCGTCTATCGCGCCCACTGGCGGGAGGCCATCGACCGGCTGCACGCCACCAACAACTTCCCGGAGTTCACCGGCACGCTTTGTCCGGCACCCTGCGAGGGCTCCTGTGTGCTCGCGATCAACGACGACCCCGTGACCATCAAGGCGGTCGAGCTCGCCATCATCGACCACGCCTTCGAAGAAGGCTGGGTCACGCCCGAGCCCCCGGTGATCGAGACCGGCAAGGGCGTGGCCGTGGTCGGCTCGGGTCCCGCTGGCCTCGCCGCAGCCCAACAGCTCCGGCGCGCGGGTCATAGGGTCACGGTCTTCGAGCGGGACGATCGGATCGGCGGGCTCCTGCGCTACGGGATCCCGGAATTCAAGATGGAGAAGCGCGTCCTCGACCGCCGGCTCGAGCAGCTCGCGGCCGAGGGGGTAGCGTTTCGGGCCAGCGCGCATGTCGGTTTCGACGTACCGGTCGCCGATCTGCGCCAGGAGTTCGACACGATCCTGCTCGCCGGTGGGGCGTGCGCGCCGCGCGATCTCCAGGTCCCGGGCCGCGAGCTTAGCGGGATCCACTTCGCCATGGACTTCCTGCCGCTCCAGAACCGCCGCTGCGAGGGGGACACGATCCCCGATGCGGCGTTTATCGATGCCAAGGGTCGCCACGTCGTCATCATCGGCGGTGGGGACACCGGCGCCGACTGCCTGGGCACCGTGCACCGCCAGGGCTGTGCCTCGGTACACCAGCTCGAGATCCTCCCCCAGCCGCCCGAGGCGCGCGCGGCCGACAACCCCTGGCCGCTCTGGCCCAACATCTACCGGGTATCCTCGGCCCATGCGGAGGGCGGCGAGCGCGTCTACTCGGTCTCGACGAAGCGCTTCGTCGGCGACGAGTCGGGCCGGGTCAAAGCCCTCAACCTCGTGGTCGTCCAGCAGGACCGCGTCGATGGCCGGCCGGTGTTTCGCGAAGTCGCGGGCTCGAACTTCACCCTGCGCTGCGATCTCGTCCTCCTGGCCATGGGCTTCGTGGGACCGGAGCGGGAAGGCATGCTGGAGGCGTTGGGCGTGCGCCTGACCGAGCGCGGCAACGTCTGGCGCGACCGTTCTTGGATGACGAGCGTCCCCGGCGTCTTCACCGCCGGCGATATGCAACGCGGCCAGTCCCTCATCGTCTGGGCCATCGCCGAGGGGAGATCGGCGGCGCGGGGGGTCGATGTTTATCTCATGGGGCGGTCGGACTTGCCGGCGCCGTTGGCGTGA
- the gltB gene encoding glutamate synthase large subunit: MTNWVGHPAEGLYDPAHEHDACGVGFVVDMHGRKSHTIVTQALTILKNLMHRGACGCEENTGDGCGILIQIPHAFLARECGRLGMDLGAPGQYGTGLVFLPRDPTQREACKTRFAAIVDEEGQRLIGWRIVPTDDSPIGPTARAAEPDFQQIFIERAAGLDDDGFERRLYVIRKRIEHAIRNSDLTERELFYIPSLSHRTLIYKGMLTGFQIEAMFPDIVDPAVESALALVHQRFSTNTFPSWPLAQPFRYVSHNGEINTLRGNINWMRARQALCQSSLFGEDLQKIFPIIYEDGSDSACFDNVLEFLHMAGRPLAHAVLMMIPEAWSGHEAMADERKAFYEYHGCLMEPWDGPASIAFTDGQVIGAVLDRNGLRPSRYYVTKDGLVIMASEVGVLDVPPEDVLIKERLHPGRIFLVDTREGRIIDDAELKHAFAVEHPYRQWLDQNVVPIASLPDPPDVPERDHATVFRRQQLFGYTHEDLRLIMSPMTRNGEEPIGSMGTDAALAVLSNRPRLLYDYFKQLFAQVTNPPLDGIREELVTQIETPIGPEGNLLDPGPESCRLLKLKTPILDNEELARIRHMALPGFRACTIPILYPVVEGGEGLERALATVCEKASHAIAEGCTYLILSDRGVDERLAPIPALLATAGVHHHLVREGTRVKAGLILESGEPREVHHMAVLIGYGAAAINPYLAFETLDDLIRQGLVSGLDHKTAIKHYIKALNKGVLKVISKMGISTIQSYRGAQIFEAVGLHKSVIDKYFTWTASRIGGIGIEVIAKEVRLRHHHAYPERPAGKPDLDWGGEYQWRRDGEYHLFNPETVFRLQHATRSGQYKIFKEYTRLVDEQSEHLATLRGLFELKPAGALVPLEEVEPVEAIVKRFSTGAMSYGSISQEAHETLAIAMNRMGGRSNTGEGGEDPARYRLDPNGDSRRSAIKQVASGRFGVTSEYLASADDLQIKMAQGAKPGEGGQLPGRKVYPWIAKVRYSTPAVGLISPPPHHDIYSIEDLAQLIHDLKNSNPRARVNVKLVAEVGVGTIAAGVAKAHADVVLISGYDGGTGASPVTSLKHAGVPWELGLAETQQVLVTNKLRDRIVVQTDGQLKTGRDVVIAALLGAEEFGFSTAPLVVMGCIMMRVCHLDTCPVGIATQNPELRKKFAGTPELVQNFFRYIAEEVRENMALLGFRTLDEMIGRVDRLGVHKAVDHWKAKGLDFSQILYQPQMGPEVAIRRVREQDHGLDKSLDRQTLVPLCRQALEAQKPVNIILPIRNTNRTVGTILGYEITRRYGGEGLPDDTIRVHFNGSAGQSFGAFLPRGVTMTLEGDANDYLAKGLSGGRIIVYPPRHANFVPEENIIVGNVVLYGATGGEVYLRGIAGERFAVRNSGALAVVEGVGDHACEYMTGGRIVVIGPTGRNFAAGMSGGIAYVLDREGDFERHCNPGMVDLEALDEIEEVETVRDLLTRHHRYTQSTVAQRILANWTRMQARFVKVMPRDYKHVLSAIVKAKETGIPVDEAVMAAAHG; this comes from the coding sequence TGCGGGATCCTGATCCAGATCCCGCACGCCTTCCTGGCGCGCGAGTGCGGGCGGCTCGGGATGGACCTCGGGGCGCCGGGTCAGTATGGGACGGGGCTCGTGTTCCTGCCGCGCGATCCGACCCAACGCGAGGCGTGCAAGACGCGCTTCGCGGCCATCGTGGACGAGGAAGGCCAGCGACTGATCGGCTGGCGCATCGTACCGACCGACGATTCCCCGATCGGTCCGACCGCACGCGCGGCCGAGCCGGATTTCCAGCAGATCTTCATCGAGCGCGCCGCCGGGCTCGACGACGACGGCTTCGAGCGCCGGCTCTACGTGATCCGCAAGCGCATCGAGCACGCCATCCGCAACTCCGATCTCACGGAACGCGAGCTTTTCTATATCCCGAGCCTGTCGCACCGGACCCTCATCTACAAGGGCATGCTGACGGGTTTCCAGATCGAGGCCATGTTCCCCGACATCGTCGATCCGGCGGTGGAGTCGGCGCTGGCGCTCGTCCACCAGCGCTTCTCGACCAATACCTTCCCGTCCTGGCCGCTCGCTCAGCCCTTCCGGTATGTCTCCCACAACGGGGAGATCAACACCTTGCGCGGCAACATCAACTGGATGCGGGCGCGCCAGGCGCTGTGCCAATCATCGCTCTTCGGCGAGGACCTGCAGAAGATCTTCCCCATCATCTACGAGGACGGCAGCGACTCGGCTTGCTTCGATAACGTGCTGGAGTTCCTGCACATGGCCGGCAGGCCGCTCGCGCACGCCGTGCTCATGATGATCCCCGAGGCCTGGAGCGGGCACGAGGCCATGGCCGATGAGCGCAAGGCCTTCTATGAATATCACGGCTGTCTCATGGAGCCCTGGGACGGCCCGGCCTCCATCGCCTTCACCGACGGTCAGGTGATCGGCGCCGTGCTCGACCGCAACGGGCTCAGGCCGTCCCGCTATTACGTGACCAAGGACGGGCTCGTCATCATGGCCTCGGAGGTCGGGGTCCTCGACGTGCCGCCCGAGGACGTGCTGATCAAGGAGCGCCTGCATCCCGGCCGGATCTTCCTGGTCGATACCCGCGAGGGCCGGATCATCGACGACGCCGAGCTCAAGCACGCCTTCGCGGTGGAGCACCCGTATCGCCAGTGGCTGGACCAGAACGTCGTGCCGATCGCGTCGCTCCCGGACCCGCCCGACGTGCCCGAGCGGGATCACGCCACCGTCTTCCGGCGCCAGCAGCTCTTCGGCTACACCCACGAGGACCTGCGCCTCATCATGAGCCCCATGACCCGGAACGGCGAGGAGCCGATCGGCTCGATGGGCACCGACGCCGCGTTGGCGGTGCTCTCGAACCGTCCGCGGCTCCTGTACGACTACTTCAAGCAGCTCTTCGCCCAGGTAACGAACCCGCCGCTCGACGGGATCCGGGAGGAACTGGTCACCCAGATCGAGACCCCGATCGGGCCCGAGGGCAATCTGCTCGATCCGGGTCCCGAGAGTTGTCGTCTCTTGAAGCTCAAGACCCCGATCCTGGACAACGAAGAGCTGGCCCGCATCCGCCACATGGCCCTGCCGGGGTTTCGCGCCTGCACCATTCCCATCCTCTATCCGGTGGTTGAGGGCGGGGAAGGCCTGGAACGCGCGCTCGCCACGGTTTGTGAAAAGGCGAGCCATGCCATCGCCGAGGGTTGCACCTACCTCATCCTCTCCGATCGCGGGGTGGACGAGCGCTTGGCCCCGATCCCGGCCTTGCTCGCGACCGCCGGGGTCCACCACCACCTGGTGCGCGAGGGCACGCGCGTCAAGGCCGGTTTGATCCTGGAGAGCGGCGAGCCGCGCGAGGTCCACCACATGGCGGTCCTGATCGGCTACGGGGCGGCGGCCATCAACCCCTACCTCGCCTTCGAGACCCTCGATGATCTGATCCGCCAGGGGCTGGTTTCGGGCCTCGACCACAAGACCGCCATCAAGCACTACATCAAGGCCCTCAACAAAGGCGTGCTCAAGGTCATCTCCAAGATGGGGATCTCGACCATCCAGTCCTATCGCGGCGCGCAGATCTTCGAGGCCGTGGGGCTCCACAAATCGGTCATCGACAAGTATTTCACCTGGACCGCCTCGCGGATCGGCGGGATCGGGATCGAGGTGATCGCGAAGGAGGTGCGCCTGCGCCATCACCACGCCTACCCCGAGCGCCCGGCCGGGAAGCCCGACCTCGACTGGGGCGGGGAGTACCAGTGGCGGCGCGACGGCGAGTACCACCTGTTCAATCCGGAGACCGTGTTCCGGCTCCAGCATGCGACCCGCAGCGGCCAGTACAAGATATTCAAGGAATACACGCGCCTCGTGGACGAGCAGAGCGAGCACCTCGCGACCTTGCGCGGGCTCTTCGAGCTGAAACCGGCGGGAGCATTGGTGCCGCTCGAGGAGGTCGAGCCCGTCGAGGCGATCGTCAAGCGCTTCTCGACTGGCGCCATGTCCTACGGCTCCATCAGCCAGGAGGCCCACGAGACCCTGGCCATCGCCATGAACCGCATGGGCGGCAGGTCTAACACCGGCGAGGGCGGCGAGGACCCGGCGCGCTACCGGCTCGATCCCAACGGCGATTCGCGCCGCAGCGCCATCAAGCAAGTCGCCTCGGGACGCTTCGGCGTCACCAGCGAGTACCTCGCCAGCGCCGACGATCTCCAGATCAAGATGGCCCAGGGGGCGAAGCCCGGCGAGGGCGGCCAGTTGCCGGGCCGCAAGGTCTATCCCTGGATCGCCAAGGTACGTTACTCGACACCGGCAGTGGGGCTGATCTCCCCGCCACCCCACCACGACATCTACTCGATCGAGGACCTGGCGCAGCTCATCCACGACCTCAAGAACTCGAACCCGAGGGCCCGTGTCAACGTCAAGCTCGTGGCCGAGGTCGGGGTCGGGACCATCGCCGCCGGGGTCGCCAAGGCCCACGCCGATGTCGTCCTGATCTCGGGCTACGACGGCGGCACCGGGGCCTCGCCCGTGACCTCGTTGAAACACGCGGGGGTGCCCTGGGAGCTGGGTCTGGCCGAGACCCAGCAGGTTCTCGTGACCAACAAGCTGCGCGATCGGATCGTGGTGCAGACCGATGGCCAGCTCAAGACCGGCCGCGACGTCGTCATCGCGGCCTTGCTCGGTGCCGAGGAATTCGGCTTCTCGACGGCGCCGCTCGTGGTCATGGGCTGCATCATGATGCGCGTCTGCCACCTCGATACCTGTCCGGTCGGGATCGCGACGCAGAACCCGGAGCTGCGCAAGAAGTTCGCGGGCACGCCCGAGCTGGTCCAGAACTTCTTCCGCTACATCGCCGAGGAGGTGCGCGAGAACATGGCTCTGCTCGGCTTCCGCACCCTGGACGAGATGATCGGCCGCGTCGATCGCCTGGGGGTCCACAAGGCCGTGGACCACTGGAAAGCCAAGGGCTTGGATTTCTCGCAGATCCTGTATCAACCCCAGATGGGCCCCGAGGTGGCCATTCGCAGGGTGCGCGAGCAGGACCATGGCCTCGACAAGTCGCTCGACCGGCAGACGCTCGTGCCGCTCTGCCGCCAGGCCCTGGAGGCGCAGAAGCCGGTCAACATCATCCTGCCCATCCGCAACACCAACCGCACCGTCGGCACCATCCTAGGCTACGAGATCACCCGTCGCTACGGCGGCGAGGGCCTGCCGGACGACACCATCCGGGTCCATTTCAACGGCTCGGCCGGGCAGAGCTTCGGCGCCTTCCTGCCGCGCGGCGTGACCATGACCCTGGAAGGCGATGCCAACGACTACCTCGCGAAGGGGCTGTCAGGCGGGCGCATCATCGTCTATCCACCGCGCCACGCGAACTTCGTCCCGGAGGAGAACATCATCGTCGGCAACGTGGTCCTGTACGGCGCCACGGGCGGTGAGGTGTATCTGCGCGGGATCGCCGGGGAGCGCTTCGCGGTGCGGAACAGCGGGGCGCTGGCGGTGGTCGAGGGCGTGGGCGATCACGCCTGCGAGTACATGACCGGGGGGCGGATCGTGGTGATCGGGCCGACCGGCCGTAACTTCGCCGCCGGGATGTCGGGCGGGATCGCCTACGTCCTGGACCGCGAGGGCGACTTCGAGCGGCACTGCAACCCGGGCATGGTGGACCTCGAAGCCCTTGACGAGATCGAAGAGGTTGAGACGGTTAGGGACCTCTTGACCCGCCACCATCGCTACACCCAGAGCACGGTCGCGCAGCGTATTCTGGCCAACTGGACGCGGATGCAAGCGCGCTTCGTCAAGGTCATGCCGCGCGACTACAAGCACGTCTTGAGCGCCATCGTCAAGGCCAAGGAGACCGGTATCCCGGTGGACGAGGCGGTGATGGCGGCGGCCCATGGGTAA
- a CDS encoding DUF4160 domain-containing protein, whose protein sequence is MPTVKDIPGPYRLFFYSFDCNESKHIHIQRDKLTCKFWLEPITLSKNSGFSPKELNSIRRIIEVNPPVA, encoded by the coding sequence ATGCCGACCGTAAAAGATATTCCAGGTCCTTATCGCTTGTTCTTCTATAGTTTTGATTGCAATGAATCGAAACATATTCATATTCAGAGAGACAAACTCACATGCAAGTTCTGGCTTGAGCCCATTACCTTGAGCAAGAATAGTGGGTTTTCTCCAAAAGAGCTTAACTCTATTCGGCGCATCATTGAAGTTAACCCTCCAGTTGCATAA